A single window of Macaca mulatta isolate MMU2019108-1 chromosome 9, T2T-MMU8v2.0, whole genome shotgun sequence DNA harbors:
- the IFIT1 gene encoding antiviral innate immune response effector IFIT1: MSTNGDNHQVKDSLEQLRCHFTWELFIEDDEMPDLENRVLDQIEFLDTKYNVGIHNLLAYVKHLKGQNEEALKSLKEAEDLMQKEHANQASVRSLVTWSNFAWVYYHMGRLAEAQAYLDKVENICKKPSNPFRYRMECPEIDCEEGWALLKCGGKNYERAKACFEKALEGDHENPEFSTGYAISAYRLDGFKLATKGYRQFSLLPLRQAVSLNPDNGYLKVLLALKLQDNGQEAEGEKYLEEALANMSSQTYVFRYAAKFYRRKGSVDKALELLKKALQETPTSVLLHHQIGLCYKAQMIQIKEATKGQPRGQNREKIDKMIRLAIFHFESAVENKPTFEVAHLDLARMYIEAGNHRKAEETFQKLLCMKPVVEETMQDIHLQYARFQEFQKKSEINAIIHYLKAIKIEQTSFIRDKSINSLKKLVLKKLQRNALDLESLSLLGFVYKLKGNMNEALEYYERALRLAADFENSVRQGP; the protein is encoded by the coding sequence tacAAATGGTGATAATCATCAGGTCAAGGATAGTCTGGAGCAATTGAGATGTCACTTTACATGGGAGTTATTCATTGAAGATGATGAAATGCCTGATTTAGAAAATAGAGTCTTGGACCAGATTGAATTCCTAGACACCAAATACAATGTGGGAATACACAACCTACTAGCCTATGTGAAACACCTGAAAGGCCAGAATGAGGAAGCCCTGAAGAGCTTAAAAGAAGCTGAAGACTTAATGCAGAAAGAACATGCCAACCAAGCAAGTGTGAGGAGTCTGGTGACTTGGAGCAACTTTGCCTGGGTGTATTACCACATGGGCAGACTGGCAGAAGCCCAGGCTTACCTGGACAAGGTGGAGAACATTTGCAAGAAGCCTTCAAATCCTTTCCGCTATAGAATGGAGTGTCCAGAAATAGACTGTGAAGAAGGATGGGCCTTGCTGAAGTGTGGAGGAAAGAATTATGAGCGGGCCAAAGCCTGCTTTGAAAAGGCGCTTGAAGGGGACCATGAAAACCCTGAATTCAGCACTGGGTATGCGATCTCTGCCTATCGCCTGGACGGCTTTAAATTAGCCACAAAGGGTTACAGGCAGTTTTCTTTGCTTCCCCTAAGGCAGGCTGTCAGTCTAAATCCAGACAATGGATATCTTAAGGTTCTCCTTGCCCTGAAGCTTCAGGATAATGGACAGGAAGCTGAAGGAGAAAAGTACCTTGAAGAAGCTCTGGCCAACATGTCCTCACAGACCTACGTCTTTCGATATGCAGCCAAGTTTTACCGAAGAAAAGGCTCTGTGGATAAAGCTCTTGAGTTATTAAAAAAGGCCTTGCAGGAAACACCCACTTCGGTCTTACTGCATCACCAGATAGGGCTTTGCTACAAGGCACAAATGATTCAAATCAAGGAGGCTACAAAAGGGCAGCCTAGAGGGCAGAATAGAGAAAAGATAGACAAAATGATAAGATTAGCCATATTTCATTTTGAATCTGCAGTGGAAAATAAGCCCACATTTGAGGTGGCTCATCTAGACCTGGCAAGAATGTATATAGAAGCAGGCAATCACAGAAAAGCTGAAGAAACTTTTCAAAAACTGTTATGCATGAAACCAGTGGTAGAAGAAACAATGCAAGACATACATTTGCAGTATGCTCGGTTTCAGGAATttcaaaagaaatcagaaatcaatGCAATTATCCATTATTTAAAAGCCATAAAAATAGAACAGACATCATTCATAAGGGATAAAAGTatcaattctttgaagaaattggTTTTAAAGAAACTTCAGAGAAATGCATTAGATCTGGAAAGCTTGAGCCTCCTTGGATTTGTCTACAAATTGAAAGGAAATATGAATGAAGCCCTGGAGTACTATGAGCGGGCCCTGAGACTGGCTGCTGACTTTGAGAACTCTGTGAGACAAGGTCCTTAG